The window TGGCCGTGACCTCGAAGGAGAGTCCTGGATGGACACTGTGAGGAGCGCTCAACTCCGTCACCACGAAATCAGGTCCGGTGAGCAGTTGTTTCGCGGTCTCGTGTCCACCGCCAGGGAATGGCTCCTGCGCGTCGCATCCCCAAATAGCCATCAACGCGAGGGCACCGAGCCCCGCTTTCATCCTGCGTTCATCCATGGGTCTTCACTCGTTCGGGAGGGGTTGAAGTGCGGCGGCGAACCCTGTCGCGCCACGAAGCTCCCGGACGTGGATGACCACTGAGTATTTTATGGGAATTTTATTGGAAGCGAGACGCATGAGGCAACGCCTCAGCGCACTTCGCTCCCGCGGGCTCAGGTTACACGTTCACCTTCACGGGCACATGTGCCGGAAGTCATATGAGGAAGGGAAGGCCACGAACCCAACGCGCCTTCCCTTGCCCCTGAATCCGCTCCGGGCGCCCTACCCGCGCACCGCGGACAGCCGGCGCCGCAGCCGGCGCACGCGCTCGACGGCGTCCTGGGGCAACAGGCGCTTGGCCACTTCACGCACCTGCCGCATCCCCTGCTCACGCCGCACGAACCACTCGCCATCACCGCCGGGCGAGAGCACCCGCAGGGACACGGTGCGCCGCTGTTTCGTCGTCCAGTCGGACTTGTATGTCTCGGTGCCGCGCAGGAAGTCGTAATCGGTGAGCCCGGCCTCGAGGGCGTCGCGGAACGTCTCCCCCACGAGCACCAGCCCCACGCTGCGGTTGCGCCACGTCCCACTGATCCCTCAGCTCCCACAGGGCGGAGGCGAAGGTGCGCGCCACCTCCTCCTCCCGGCCGCGCCGCGCCACCACGTCCAGGTGGTCGCTGCCCACACGTGCGACTCGCCCAGCTCCTCCACGGCGGCCCGCCTTGGCTGAATAGTCTACAAGAAGACGGAGCCCCTGGCCGAGAAACTCCAGGACACGCAGAGGGTGCTGGAATGCTGGCCCGTGGCGACATACTGCCACGAAACGGCTTGAGCCCGCGATGAATGACGAGACGCGCCAATCCTCCACGTGGGGCGACTTGAGCGAATGAAGGCTGCGACTCACCCGGACGTGGACGTACCGCGACCATGGGAAGGGAATTGCGCGGCAGGTGGAGAAGCTCCTGGGGCCGCAGTGGCGGCCCTCGGAGTTGGGAGGAAATCGTCATGATGCCAGCCGCCAAGCACTTCGATCCGCTGCTGGGGATCGACATCCACCTCATCCAGCCGCCTGGCGGCGTGCCTCCGGTCCCCATCCCCCACCCGCATATCGGGATGGTGTTCGACCCAATGGACTACGTGCCCATCCTGGGGGCGACGGTGCTGGTCGGGGGCGTGCCCCGAGCGCAGGCGGGCACCTCGGGCATTGCGCTCCCGCCCCACATCCCCATGGGGGGTGTGTTCATCAAGCCCCCGGCCAACGAGTCCGAGGTCTTCATGGGCAGCTCCACCGTGTCGGTGGACGGGGACGCGTTCAGCCACCTGGCCCTGCCGGCGCTGAGCTGCCAGGACATCGGGATGCCGCCCATTCCGCGGCTCAAGAAGAAGAAGAGCGTCAACAGCCTGGTGCTCCCGACGACGATGGTGCTGTCCATTCCGGTGCCAGTGGTGGTGGGGGGACCGCCAACCGTCTCGCTCATGGCCCTGGGCATGCGCGCGGGCATGGCGCTGATGGGTGCGCTGGTGTCGAAGCTGAAGAAGATGCGCGCGGCGCGCAAGTCGCAGAACGGCGTGCACTGCAACGGCGGACACCCGGTGGATGTGATTACCGGGGCCAATTTCGACGAGTTCGTGGATGCGCGCTCGGCGCCCCCGGGGCTCTTCTGCTGGCGCCGCCGCTACACCACGGCGCACGCGGACCGCCAGGGAGTGCTGGGCTGGGGCTTCCGGCACGAGTACCAGCACACGCTGCACCTGTTGCGCCAGGCGTGGCGGTACGAAGACGCCCGGGGCCGCGTCATCGACTTCGAACCGCTGAAGGAGGGCGAGCGCGAGACGAAGCGGCACGGCGTGGTACTGCGCCGTCTGGACAGGGATCGCTACGAGCTTTCCGAAGGTCGGGGGCCACGCCTGGTACTCCAGGCCGCCGACGGGGAGAACATCGCCCGGCTGCGCTTCGTGCGTTCGGCGGAGGCCGAGTTGGAACTGCGCCATGAGGGCGAACGGCTGAGTAAGGTGACGGAGCGCACGCTGCGGGGGTGCTGCCTCTACCGCTTCGTCCACGACCTCGCGGGCCGACTCACGGAAGTGCTGCGCGTGCGATCCAGCGGTACGAGGCGAGTGGCCCGATACGAGTACGACCGCCATGGGCACCTCGTGGTATCCGAGGATGCAGAGGGCGGTCGGCACGAGTACCAGTATGACGAGGCACACCGCTGGACTCGGATGCGTACCCCCACGGGTTACAGTTTCTGGTGGCGCTACGACGCACAAGGCCGCTGCGCGGAAACCTCGGGCGAGGACGGATTGTGGTGGGCGCGATTTGAATACGCCCCCGAGAAGCAGGAGTCTCGCGTCACCGAGCGACGGGGCGGCATCAGCATCTTCCAATACGATAAGAACCTCACCTTGCGGAAGCGGATCGATCCGTACGGCGGGATATTGGTGCGCGAAGCCGATGCCGAAGGGCGCGTTCTACGAGAGGTGGATCCTGGCGGACGCGTGACGCAGATGGTGTACGACGCGCACGGCGCGCTCGTGGGCCGCGTTGATCCATACCAGCGGATGCTGCCTCCTCCGGAGGAGATGCCACGCCCCAGGCCACCAGACATGTTCGTCCATCCCCGGACGCCGCTGGGCCACATGATGGGCAGAGGCATGGATGAACTGCCGCGAGCAGCGCTGGGTGCATCTCGGACGCTGCTCTCTCGGTTGCCAGCCGCGCTCGCCGAATGGATCACGCTCCTCGTCCGGCTGCGTCCCGAGGACCTGCGGGAAGAGCCCCAACCGGTGCGTACTCATGACAGCCAGGGGCGTCTGGTGCGGGAAGTGGATGCCGCTGGGCGCTAACGCGAGTGGCATTACGATCCCGCGGGCAACGAAGTATGGTATCGGGACGCGGACGGCCAAGTGAGGGAGCGCCGAATCAGTCGTTGGAACCTGGTGACCGAAGAAGTGGATGGATTGGGCCACACCACGCATTACGAGTACTCGTCCACGGAGCAGGTGACGCGTACCGTCGATCCAGGGGGAAGCGTCAGTGAGTATGAATACGACGAGAAAGATCGTCTCATCCGCATCTGGCGCCATGGAGCCCTCAAGGAGGAGTACGTCTGGTACGCGGGTGATCGCCTAGTGGAGAAGCGGGACGGCCATGGCCAAATCCTGATGCGCATCGAACACGGGCCGCGGGGACACACGTCGACGCGGCACTTGGCATCGGGCGGTCGGCACCTGCTTGCCTGGGACGAGCGCGGTCGTCCCATTCGCGCCAGCACGGAGTCCCATGAGGTACGACTCCTGCGCGATGCCCAGGGCCGGATGCTGTGCGACTTGCGTGATGGCCGAGGCTCGGAGCACATCCGAAGCCCCTCGGCACGCCACACCCTGGTGCTGGGGCGCTTTACCTGGAAACAGCAAGGGAACAAGGAGGAAGGAGATCTGCTGCTGGTGGATCCGACAGGAGGCCATCACCGGCTGAGCAGGGAACCAACGGGACTGGTTCTGCGTGAGCATGCGAATGGAGCACGCGAACTACGCCAGTATGACGATGTCGGCAGGCTGCGCTCGAGCCTCATCTGGAAACCAACACATGATGGCGCGTACCATTCCCGCTGGGTGCGCTACGACTACACAGCAGAAGGAGATCTCGACGGGTTCTGGGACAGCATCCGAGGACAGACACGTTACGCCACGGACCCGGCTCATCGGTTGGTGCAGGAGGAAGGTCCACGAGGCCGCGTCCTGTACCGGTTGGATGCGGCCGGCAACCTCCAGGAACAGCCAGGCTTGAGCAACGTGGTACTCGCCGAAGGCAACCGCTTGGCCTCGGCCAATGGCGAGACCCTCACCTACGATCACCGCAACCATCTCCGGGAGCGCCGCTCCTACGAGGGCCCGTCCACCCGCTATACGTATGACAGCGCGGACATGCTGGTGTGCGTGGAAGATGGGCGGGCCGAGCCCTGGACGGCGGAGTACGACGCCATCGGCCGCCGCCTCCGCTGTGGGCGAGGCGCGAGGCAGACGCACTTCTACTGGGATGGCGAGCGCTTGGCCGCTGAGGTGTCCCCGGAGGGGCGACTGCGGCTCTATGGATATGCGGCGCATGACGCGCTGGTTCCACTCCTCTTCGTGGACTACGACAGCACGGAGGCTTCTCCCGAGAGCGGCCGCGTTTATACCCTTTACACCAATCAGGGAGGTGTTCCCGACTGCGTGGAGGATGCGAGCGGGCGAGTGGTCTGGTGGGCGGAGCGAATCAACCCGTATGGGCATGTGGAGGTCGCACCATCATCCGGGTTGGAGCTGAACCTGCGCTGGCCAGGACATTACCTGGACACGGAGACAGGTCTTTTCTACAACCGCTTTCGCTACTACGATCCGGTTCTGGGACGTTACCTGCAAAGCGACCCGCTCGGACTGGACGGAGGCATCAACCTGTATGCCTACGCCCCCAATCCTCTCGTCCAGTTCGATGTCCTCGGGCTCTCGCATCAGAGGAGTCCCAGCAGCAGCAAGACCCAACAGGATCCGGTCGAACATGTGCGAGCCAAGTATGGCGATGAGGGGGTTGGCACGTATAACTCCCTGCTCGGAGACAGGATGGCGCCGCACCTCGCCAGGCAGACCCTCGAATACGCGGACGAAATGGGCATCCTCCGAGAGGTCCGTGAACTCGTTGACAGCGGCAAGCTCGAAAACCTGCGTGGGCTGAACGGATTCCTCAAGGAAATCAGGCAGGAACTCAAGCAAGGCCAACAGGGCAAACTTCGCCAATTCCATGAGGCCCACCAACGCGCCATGAAGGGCAACGAGGTGGCTATCGAGGGCCGCCGCAAAATACCGGCCGACCCAAGGAGCGGCCAAGCAGACATCGTCGACCACACTCAGGAAGAGGCTCTCCAGATGAAGGTGGTTACAGGAGCAAAAGAAGGTACCGTGATTGGCAACCTACAGTCAGCCGTGGATCAACTGGGTGGTTCTCGTGGCGAGTTTCCGCCTGACGGATACAAACGCATCGCCGATATCCGCATTGAAGCTCCCAACAATCCCCTCAACAACGCAACAGAGCAGCAACTCCGCGATACCCTGCGTGGCAAGATAGCCAATCTCGACAATCTCGACTCTGGCGAAGTGCACATCTCCAATACGACCAGGGCAGAACCCTACGTGTTCACCCCCGATCAACTGAAGCCGGATTGACTCATGCGTAATTTGTGGATCCAGACTGAAAGGGCTTTTGCTACCTGGGTTGCCGATCTGAGCGCGCTGCGTACCCGGCCTGAATCCTTGTTGGAATTCGTGCGGCACCTGCTTGCTGCTGGCATCCAGCACCAGGTACTGGAGTACATCGACGCACCCATCATTCAGTATCAGCGCAAGAGCACGGGTGACCTGTGCTCTCTGCTGACCACGCTCTACCAAGAGCGCCGTATCGTCGAACTCTTCGGCTTCACTGGCGCAGCCATGGCACCTGGCCACCCACAGTCGTCCACATCACGTGCCACCCTGGCTTGGTACGATGCCAATGAGCGGCTGGTGGAGGGCCCCTGCGTGGATCTCGGCGCACTGCTCGCGGAACTCAAGCCGTCACCGGACTGCATTCCACCTGGGTTCATGACGCACTATCCGCCACTCCGTGTAACAGGCTCGCGACTCGAGTATGGTGACACTTCGCCCGAGCCTCAGCGCTTCTCTCCAACTCAATCTCTCGAAGTACGCCTCGCCATCCATTCGGACATCTGGTTTCCATGGATCTACGGCTCGGCCCATCCAGCATGCGACTACGAGCGAATGTTCGACAACCGGGAGTTGGCTGGCCGCCATACACCCCGGCTCAATGCATTCCTCCGCACCGTGGCGGCCAAGACAAAGGCAATTGGAGGATCATGGTCGGTCGACCCGGATGACACCGGAGCAGACGCCATCCGCTGGCTCAACGCGGACGGCATTCTCCTTGATGTCGAACCGCTCCTGAGGATGCCGCTAGATGCGCTCGACATCGAGTGGAGCTGACAAACCTTTCTCCCTCCTCCGGGCGCCCTACCCGCGCACCGCGGACAGCCGACGCCGCAGCCGGCGCACGCGCTCGACGGCGTCCTGGGGCAACAGGCGCTTGGCCACTTCACGCACCTGCCGCATCCCCTGCTCACGCCGCACGAACCACTCACCATCACCGTTGGGTGAGAGCACCCGCAGGGACACGGTGCGCCGCTGTTTCGTCGTCCAGTCGGACTTGTATGTCTCGGTGCCGCGCAGGAAGTCGTAATCGGTGAGCCCGGCCTCGAGGGCGTCGCGGAACGTCTCCCCCACGAGCACCAGCCCCACGCTGCGGTTGCGCCACGCCGGGTCATACCCCGACTGGAAGTAGATGAACGAGCTGCCGTGGACAATGCCATACACCGAGGCCACCGCCTGTCCGCCCACCTTCATCGTGTACAGGCGCAGGCGCCCGCGCTCGGCGAGCAGTTGCGTGGCATCCCGGTGGAAGGACTCGACGCCCCGGCCGCGAATACCCTGGGAACCGCCGTCCGACTCCCAGCGCATGGCGTGCAACCGGAAGAAGTCCGTCAGCGGCGCGGCGAGCGCGCCCGGCGCCTCCGTCTTCTCGATGCGGTAGCCCTCCTGCTTCTCCAGCCACTTCTTGCGCCGCAGGTAGTTGTCCCGCCGGCTCGTGCGCTTGAGGAAGTCGTCGAAGGACTCCCCCCGCCCCAGGGTCTCGTAAGGGCAGACATAGCGCTCGGTCAGCGTCGTCCCCACGCCGTGCTTCTCGAAGGTCTCGCGCAGCACGCGCACCGTCACCGAGTCCTCGCGCAGGTCCGTCAAGTCCAGCACGTCCCACTGATCCCTCAGCTCCCACAGGGCGGAGGCGAAGGTGCGCGCCACCTCCTCCTCCCGGCCGCGCCGCGCCACCACGTCCAGGTAGTCGCTGCCCACGTGCGACTCGCCCAGGAAGGCCAGCCGCCGGATGGGACGCCCCAGCACCCAGTGGTAGTCGAAGCCCAGCGGCAACAGCCCCACCAGCGCCCCACTCCGGTCCCTCGCCTGCAACACGAAGGGCTGGCGATCCGTGCCGATCCGCCGGCACCACGGGTACAGCCACTCCCACGCGTTGAAGGGCCCCGCCTGGCTGTCGTCCAGGAGCGCGTTCCACTCGGCGCGCATCCCGGCGAGTCCGGACGCGGTCCTCACGGTGGAGACCTCCAGCCACCGCGCAGGGCTGGGAGTGGGCATCAATTCCGCTTCGCGAATCACGGTGTCGACCTCATGTCTCGAGCCTGGGGCCTCAGCCCACGTTCTTTCGCTCGGGGCGCTCCGGCACCAGCGCGTCCCGCACCACGTTGGCCACCTCCGCCATGACCTCGGGCGTGAGATCCTGGTGGCAGGGCACCTCGACGATGGAGCGCCGCAGCTTCGCCACCTCGGGGAAGGCGGACGCGTCACACGCGGGGTGGAAGTGCTTCCAGAAGTCGATGGCCTCGATGCCCCGCGCGCGCAGCCGCTCGAGCACCTGCTCCTTGTTGTCCACCACCACCGGGTAGAACAGGGGGCAGACGCCCGGGGCGAGCTGGTTGAAGAGCGGCGCGGACACGTCGCGCAGCCGGCCGAGCAGGAAGAAGTAGTTGCGCCGCCGCCGCTCCACCACGGCCTCCAGGTCCTGCGCCTGGGCGATGCGGTGGGCGAAGGGGCTCATGCCCAGGTCCACGTGCCGCCGGTCGAAGTGCTGGGTGCCGGTGGCCACGCGCTCGATGTCCGCGGCCTTCACCGCGCCCTTGCCGAGCCCGCGCACCATGCCGCGCACGCTGCGTCCGAACGCCCCGCCGCGCAGCTCCAGGTTCTGCAGGAGCGAGGACACGGTGTGGCTGAAGGTGGACGAGCTGGGAGGCAGGGGCGGCTCGGGCAGGCTGTACTGCCGGGCGCCATTGACGGTGAGCGCCCCGCCGTGCGGCATGGGCAGCGTCTTGTAGAGGCAGAAGATGCCGATGTCGCCCGTGGTGCCCAGCGGCACCGAGCCGTCCGCGCTCAGGAGCGACAGGGCGCAGTCCTCGATGAGCGGCAGGCCGTGCTTGTCGGCGATGCGGCGCATCTCCTCGACGGGGCCGGGAAAGCCCGCGTAGTGGATGAGGTAGAGCGCCTTCGTCTTCGGACCGATGCGCTTCTCCACGTCCTCCAGGTCCACGTCCCAGCGGCTGCCCACCCGGTAGAAGCGCGGCGTGGCGCCGGCGTCCACCACGGCCTCCACCTCCACGCCGTGGTGGTAGGCGGGCATGAGCACCTCGCCCGCGTCCAGCCCCAGCATCTTCACCGTCGTCCAGATGGCGTTGCGGGCGAAGTAGAAGTAGCGCACGTTGCGCGCGCCAAAGGGCATGAAGTGGCTCGGGGCCCTGCGCCCCGTCAACATGCTCGGCCACAGCGTGGGCAGGGCGGGAACGAACAGCTTGTCGGTCTTCACCGCTTCCATCGCGCCATCACCTCCCGGGCCGCGGGGGCCCAGCGGAACTTGGCCGCGCACAACGCGCGGCCGAAAGCCGAGTCATTGAAAACGTAGAGCCAGGTGTGCCGGCGTACGTGCTCCGTCCAGTCGCGCTTCCACGACATGTCCGGCCCGAGGAAGTCGAACTCGCGCAGGCCGCGGCCGATGCACTCGCGCAGCACCTCCTCCATGAGGAGCTGCCCCGGGCTGCAATCCCCCAGCGTCTCGTCGTAGCCGGGCTTGAGCAGGAAGTAGCGCCCCCCGTACTCCAGCGAGTACTGGAAGGCGACCGCGCGCCCGTCCAACCGCAGGTAGTACAGCGCCAGCCGGCCGTCATACGCCGCGGTGCGCGCCAGCTCCGAGTAGAAGCCCCGCGTGCGCCCGTCCTGCGCCATGGCCGTGCCGCGCTGGCCCTTCCAGCCGCTCGCCTCCAGCGCGAAGCCCTCCTCCAGCTTCGCCTCCAGACCGAGCCCGCCTTCCACGCGCTCCACCGTGACGCGGCCCTTCTCCTCCAGCTTGCGGCGCCGGCGGCGGCAGTTGGCCTTGAACTTGGACGACAAGCTCGCCTGGTATGCCTCCCACGAGGCCGGCAGCGGGATGTAGGGCGACTGCAGGGACTCCCACGTCCCCACGGGCATCCCCGCCCCCTTGGCCGCCTCGTACAGGTGCCAGCCCGCGCCGCCCTCGGGCACGTCGGTGAGCCGCAGCACGTCCCAGCCCTTGTCCGCCCGCAGGTGCGCGAAGAAAGCGGCGGCGGCCTCGGCGGGCTCGCGCGCCACCAGGTCGAACCGGCACGAGTGCGGGTTGGCCGTGGCGGAGAGCTGCCGCGCCGGCACCCCGTACAAGGAGGCGCGCTCGGCCATCAACGGCAGCACCGCCGTGAGCCGCCCCTCCTCGTCGCGCAGCGTGAGCACACGCAGGCGCGCCTCGGGGGCGAAGTCGTCGATCCAGATGCGGAAGAACTCGTGCCGGTAGAAGGGCTCGTCGGCCGTGGCCTGCACGAGCGCGTTCCACTCCGGCTCCAGCGCCATGAAGGCGGCGCGATCCGTCACCTCGACGATGCGGGGCGAGGGAGTGAGCTGTCTGGCTTCCATGGGATTGTCCGGCTCCTGACACGGCGCGGCCCGGAGGCCTCGTGCGCCGCAAGTTGGTAATGGACGCGGCGGCCCACAAGCCACGCGCGCCTGATTCATCCAGTCCTGGCCGGGCGAACACGGAGCCGCCCGGCGGTCTCTCTCAGATTCCCGAGCGGGCCATCTTCAGCAGGCAGCGCGTCACCTTGCGGCCGTCATGCCGGATGCGCGAGCCTTCCTTGAGCAGGTCCGCCTCCACGGGAATGACACCGGCGTCAATGAGGGCGCGGCGATCCACCCGGACGGGCGTGGAGCCCTTGCGGGCGTAGCGGCGCACGGCCTCCTCACAGGGTGTGGTGCCGTTGACGAGCACCGCGTCGAGCACCGGACCCACGTGGTCGATGATGGCGCGCACGTGGTCCAGGCAGTCCATGCCGTCCGTCTCGCCCGGCTGGGTCATGAGGTTGGCCACCATGACCTTGAGCGCGCGCGTCTCGCGCAGGGCCTGGGCCACCCCGTCCACCAGCAGGTTGGGCATGACGCTGGAGTA is drawn from Cystobacter fuscus DSM 2262 and contains these coding sequences:
- a CDS encoding DegT/DnrJ/EryC1/StrS family aminotransferase gives rise to the protein MEAVKTDKLFVPALPTLWPSMLTGRRAPSHFMPFGARNVRYFYFARNAIWTTVKMLGLDAGEVLMPAYHHGVEVEAVVDAGATPRFYRVGSRWDVDLEDVEKRIGPKTKALYLIHYAGFPGPVEEMRRIADKHGLPLIEDCALSLLSADGSVPLGTTGDIGIFCLYKTLPMPHGGALTVNGARQYSLPEPPLPPSSSTFSHTVSSLLQNLELRGGAFGRSVRGMVRGLGKGAVKAADIERVATGTQHFDRRHVDLGMSPFAHRIAQAQDLEAVVERRRRNYFFLLGRLRDVSAPLFNQLAPGVCPLFYPVVVDNKEQVLERLRARGIEAIDFWKHFHPACDASAFPEVAKLRRSIVEVPCHQDLTPEVMAEVANVVRDALVPERPERKNVG
- a CDS encoding GNAT family N-acetyltransferase, translating into MIREAELMPTPSPARWLEVSTVRTASGLAGMRAEWNALLDDSQAGPFNAWEWLYPWCRRIGTDRQPFVLQARDRSGALVGLLPLGFDYHWVLGRPIRRLAFLGESHVGSDYLDVVARRGREEEVARTFASALWELRDQWDVLDLTDLREDSVTVRVLRETFEKHGVGTTLTERYVCPYETLGRGESFDDFLKRTSRRDNYLRRKKWLEKQEGYRIEKTEAPGALAAPLTDFFRLHAMRWESDGGSQGIRGRGVESFHRDATQLLAERGRLRLYTMKVGGQAVASVYGIVHGSSFIYFQSGYDPAWRNRSVGLVLVGETFRDALEAGLTDYDFLRGTETYKSDWTTKQRRTVSLRVLSPNGDGEWFVRREQGMRQVREVAKRLLPQDAVERVRRLRRRLSAVRG
- a CDS encoding DUF6531 domain-containing protein; its protein translation is MMPAAKHFDPLLGIDIHLIQPPGGVPPVPIPHPHIGMVFDPMDYVPILGATVLVGGVPRAQAGTSGIALPPHIPMGGVFIKPPANESEVFMGSSTVSVDGDAFSHLALPALSCQDIGMPPIPRLKKKKSVNSLVLPTTMVLSIPVPVVVGGPPTVSLMALGMRAGMALMGALVSKLKKMRAARKSQNGVHCNGGHPVDVITGANFDEFVDARSAPPGLFCWRRRYTTAHADRQGVLGWGFRHEYQHTLHLLRQAWRYEDARGRVIDFEPLKEGERETKRHGVVLRRLDRDRYELSEGRGPRLVLQAADGENIARLRFVRSAEAELELRHEGERLSKVTERTLRGCCLYRFVHDLAGRLTEVLRVRSSGTRRVARYEYDRHGHLVVSEDAEGGRHEYQYDEAHRWTRMRTPTGYSFWWRYDAQGRCAETSGEDGLWWARFEYAPEKQESRVTERRGGISIFQYDKNLTLRKRIDPYGGILVREADAEGRVLREVDPGGRVTQMVYDAHGALVGRVDPYQRMLPPPEEMPRPRPPDMFVHPRTPLGHMMGRGMDELPRAALGASRTLLSRLPAALAEWITLLVRLRPEDLREEPQPVRTHDSQGRLVREVDAAGR
- a CDS encoding RHS repeat domain-containing protein, coding for MTEEVDGLGHTTHYEYSSTEQVTRTVDPGGSVSEYEYDEKDRLIRIWRHGALKEEYVWYAGDRLVEKRDGHGQILMRIEHGPRGHTSTRHLASGGRHLLAWDERGRPIRASTESHEVRLLRDAQGRMLCDLRDGRGSEHIRSPSARHTLVLGRFTWKQQGNKEEGDLLLVDPTGGHHRLSREPTGLVLREHANGARELRQYDDVGRLRSSLIWKPTHDGAYHSRWVRYDYTAEGDLDGFWDSIRGQTRYATDPAHRLVQEEGPRGRVLYRLDAAGNLQEQPGLSNVVLAEGNRLASANGETLTYDHRNHLRERRSYEGPSTRYTYDSADMLVCVEDGRAEPWTAEYDAIGRRLRCGRGARQTHFYWDGERLAAEVSPEGRLRLYGYAAHDALVPLLFVDYDSTEASPESGRVYTLYTNQGGVPDCVEDASGRVVWWAERINPYGHVEVAPSSGLELNLRWPGHYLDTETGLFYNRFRYYDPVLGRYLQSDPLGLDGGINLYAYAPNPLVQFDVLGLSHQRSPSSSKTQQDPVEHVRAKYGDEGVGTYNSLLGDRMAPHLARQTLEYADEMGILREVRELVDSGKLENLRGLNGFLKEIRQELKQGQQGKLRQFHEAHQRAMKGNEVAIEGRRKIPADPRSGQADIVDHTQEEALQMKVVTGAKEGTVIGNLQSAVDQLGGSRGEFPPDGYKRIADIRIEAPNNPLNNATEQQLRDTLRGKIANLDNLDSGEVHISNTTRAEPYVFTPDQLKPD
- a CDS encoding GNAT family N-acetyltransferase, giving the protein MEARQLTPSPRIVEVTDRAAFMALEPEWNALVQATADEPFYRHEFFRIWIDDFAPEARLRVLTLRDEEGRLTAVLPLMAERASLYGVPARQLSATANPHSCRFDLVAREPAEAAAAFFAHLRADKGWDVLRLTDVPEGGAGWHLYEAAKGAGMPVGTWESLQSPYIPLPASWEAYQASLSSKFKANCRRRRRKLEEKGRVTVERVEGGLGLEAKLEEGFALEASGWKGQRGTAMAQDGRTRGFYSELARTAAYDGRLALYYLRLDGRAVAFQYSLEYGGRYFLLKPGYDETLGDCSPGQLLMEEVLRECIGRGLREFDFLGPDMSWKRDWTEHVRRHTWLYVFNDSAFGRALCAAKFRWAPAAREVMARWKR